One segment of Castanea sativa cultivar Marrone di Chiusa Pesio chromosome 3, ASM4071231v1 DNA contains the following:
- the LOC142628113 gene encoding E3 ubiquitin-protein ligase JMJ24 isoform X1 has protein sequence MSAMDHPRSSSANAEDNVGIPDDLRCKRSDGKQWRCTAMSMPDKTVCEKHYIQAKKRAANSAMRANLKKAKRKSLGESDIYLESKSDEYDTPPVNTKVEDYPVPASGKMLFEKVSKNQFRYSPETAAIRSLASRNPPKTNENSQRDAGHFEENWRSHKTPPTSGMDSSKSRSQRSFDANEAMTEDSDGSTDSSEEAGGQPCHQCRRNDRDKVTWCLKCDRRGYCDSCISTWYSDIPSEEIQRSCPACRGTCSCKVCLRSDNSIKVRIREIPVLDKLKYLHCLLSSVLPVVKQIHHEQASEVELQKKLNGKELFLARTKVNADEQMCCNFCRIPITDYHRRCASCTYDLCLSCCQDLREASQNDVKGELADNQIRGKSQDKATTTGQVKVSNLKLILPEKFPGWQANSDGSIPCPPPEFGGCGHSSLNLSRIFKMNWVAKLVKNVEEMVSGCRIYDAGSLENTGLDDPRLCQYGHREDSDDNFLYCPATQDIKSDGIGNFRKHWARGEPIIVKQVFDSPSTSSWDPVVIWRGIQETADEKTKDENRVVKAIDCFDCSEVDIELGQFIKGYSDGRILENGQPEMLKLKDWPSPSASEEFLLYQRPDFISKLPLLEYIHSKWGLLNVAAKLPHYSLQNDVGPKIFISYGTYEELGRGNPVTNLHFNMRDMVYLLVHTCNVNLQGQPSVKIEKIQKSFEDSEMKESLEDPQADLDEEGSPDILLGSQSVQNECGAKVDENENESMVDQGIETADVKENNVNGETSNREGEDVPERSDPGVLWDVFRRQDVPKVTDYLRIHWKEFGKPDGVSNDLVKRHLYEETVFLNGRHKRKLKEEFGVEPWSFEQHLGQAVFVPAGCPFQVRNLQSNVQLGLDFLSPESLGEAVRLAEEIRCLPNDHEANLQVLEVRQRKFFLEVGKISLYAASSAIKEVQKLVLDPKLGAELGFEDPNLTAMVSENMEKMIKRRQITCA, from the exons ATGAGTGCAATGGATCATCCACGATCATCCTCTGCAAATGCTGAGGATAATGTTGGAATTCCAGATGATTTGCGTTGCAAGAGGTCGGATGGGAAACAATGGAGATGCACTGCCATGTCGATGCCAGATAAGACAGTATGTGAGAAGCACTACATCCAGGCAAAGAAGAGGGCGGCTAATTCTGCAATGAGAGCTAACTTAAAGAAGGCCAAGAGGAAGTCGTTAGGTGAAAGTGATATTTACTTGGAGAGTAAGAGTGATGAATATGATACACCGCCTGTGAACACAAAAGTTGAAGATTATCCTGTTCCAGCCTCAGGGAAAATGTTGTTTGAGAAGGTATCTAAGAATCAGTTTCGCTATTCACCTGAGACAGCAGCGATTAGGAGTTTGGCCTCACGTAATCCTCCAAAGACAAATGAAAACTCACAAAGAGATGCTGGACATTTTGAAGAAAACTGGAGGTCTCACAAGACACCACCAACTTCGGGCATGGACTCATCTAAGAGTAGATCACAAAGGAGCTTTGATGCTAATGAAGCTATGACG gaGGACTCTGATGGAAGTACAGATTCCTCTGAAGAAGCCGGTGGGCAACCTTGCCACCAATGCCGGAGGAATGATAGAGATAAAGTTACTTGGTGCCTTAAATGTGATAGGAGAGGATATTGTGATAGCTGTATCTCCACATG GTACTCAGATATTCCATCAGAAGAAATTCAGAGAAGTTGCCCTGCATGCCGGGGTACTTGTAGTTGCAAAGTGTGCTTGCGTTCAGATAATTCAATAAAG GTTAGAATACGTGAAATACCTGTTCTAGACAAGTTGAAATATCTTCACTGCTTATTATCTTCGGTGCTTCCGGTAGTTAAGCAAATCCATCATGAGCAGGCTTCTGAAGTAGAACTACAAAAAAAGTTGAATG GGAAAGAACTATTTCTTGCCAGGACAAAAGTGAATGCAGATGAGCAGATGTGCTG CAATTTCTGTAGGATACCCATTACAGATTATCATCGGCGTTGTGCCAGTTGCACGTATGATCTGTGCCTTAGCTGCTGTCAAGATCTTCGGGAAGCATCTCAAAATGATGTTAAAGGAGAATTGGCAGATAATCAGATCCGTGGCAAAAGTCAAGACAAAGCAACTACGACAGGGCAAGTGAAAGTATCCAACCTAAAACTAATTTTACCGGAAAAGTTTCCTGGTTGGCAAGCCAATAGTGATGGGAGTATTCCATGCCCCCCACCAGAGTTTGGTGGCTGTGGTCACTCATCATTAAATTTAAGCCGCATTTTTAAGATGAATTGGGTTGCAAAACTGGTAAAAAATGTGGAGGAAATGGTTAGTGGGTGTAGGATATATGATGCTGGCAGCCTAGAAAATACTGGGTTGGATGATCCCAGACTCTGCCAATATGGTCATAGAGAAGACAGTGATGATAATTTCTTGTACTGCCCTGCAACTCAAGATATTAAATCTGATGGGATTGGAAATTTTAGAAAGCACTGGGCCAGGGGTGAACCTATTATTGTCAAACAGGTGTTTGATAGCCCATCAACTTCAAGCTGGGATCCGGTGGTTATATGGAGAGGGATTCAGGAGACAGCAGATGAGAAAACAAAAGATGAGAACCGAGTGGTGAAGGCCATAGATTGCTTTGACTGTTCCGAG GTTGACATTGAACTTGGTCAGTTCATCAAAGGATATTCTGATGGACGAATTCTTGAAAATGGTCAGCCAGAAATGTTGAAGTTGAAGGATTGGCCTTCCCCCAGTGCATCTGAAGAGTTCTTATTGTACCAGAGACCTGATTTTATCAGTAAACTGCCCTTACTTGAGTATATCCACTCCAAGTGGGGTCTTCTAAATGTTGCTGCAAAATTGCCTCATTATTCCTTGCAGAATGATGTAGgacctaaaatttttatttcttatggGACCTATGAAGAACTTGGTAGAGGCAATCCAGTGACCAATCTTCATTTCAATATGCGTGACATG GTATACCTATTGGTGCATACTTGTAATGTGAATCTACAAGGCCAGCCGAGTGTAAAGATtgaaaagatacaaaaatccTTTGAGGATTCTGAGATGAAAGAATCACTGGAGGATCCACAAGCAGatttggatgaggaagggtcCCCTGATATATTGCTTGGTAGTCAAAGTGTGCAGAATGAATGTGGTGCAAAAGtggatgaaaatgaaaatgagtcAATGGTGGATCAGGGGATTGAAACTGCTGATGTTAAAGAGAATAATGTCAATGGTGAAACATCAAACAGAGAGGGTGAAGATGTCCCTGAAAGGAGTGATCCTGGAGTTCTATGGGATGTTTTTCGCCGGCAGGATGTCCCAAAGGTGACTGATTATTTAAGAATTCACTGGAAAGAATTTGGGAAGCCTGATGGAGTATCAAATGATTTA GTGAAAAGGCATCTTTATGAAGAAACGGTATTCCTTAATGGGCGTCATAAAAGAAAGCTAAAGGAAGAATTTG GAGTTGAGCCATGGTCATTTGAACAGCATTTGGGGCAAGCTGTATTTGTCCCTGCAGGATGCCCTTTCCAAGTGAGAAATCTCCAG TCCAATGTTCAGTTGgggcttgatttcttatctccTGAAAGTCTGGGGGAGGCTGTAAGATTGGCTGAAGAAATCCGCTGTCTCCCTAACGACCATGAAGCAAATCTGCAGGTGTTGGAGGTCAGACAAAGGAAATTTTTCCTAGAA GTTGGAAAGATATCACTTTATGCAGCAAGTTCAGCTATTAAAGAAGTCCAGAAATTGGTTCTTGATCCAAA ACTCGGCGCAGAGCTTGGATTTGAAGATCCTAACTTGACTGCAATGGTTTCTGAGAACATGGAGAAGATGATTAAGAGAAGACAGATAACTTGTGCTTGA
- the LOC142628114 gene encoding psbP domain-containing protein 7, chloroplastic — translation MALQMYYNACKNAHIHRIFMTKSNGDSKGSVEEVKTQPGRSPAEQFAPLATTFRRRLLVGVGSASLVAIGADFGGITSFLLGLSPESGRGLKLDVLYPIKGYSRCIETNEGFEFIYPAKWVGDQTLLYRAVEKTEFERALDPPPISTAMSNNRRRSISEPIVAFGPPGTSGELNVSVIVSTVSKDFSIEAFGGPKEVGEAVVRTITGSSKRPDVKGTLIESVLREDPTKNVKYYELEFRVESPSFRRHNVAVCCSSGGRLFTLNAQAPESAWPEVKSDFQTIAHSFSLTF, via the exons ATGGCATTGCAAATGTACTACAATGCATGCAAAAATGCACATATTCACCGGATTTTTATGACAAAATCAAATGGTGATTCGAAAGGGAGTGTCGAAGAGGTAAAAACCCAGCCGGGGAGGTCTCCGGCAGAGCAATTTGCACCACTAGCAACAACATTTAGGCGGAGGCTACTAGTTGGTGTTGGCTCAGCTTCACTAGTGGCTATTGGTGCAGATTTTGGTGGCATAACTAGTTTTCTTCTTGGGTTATCACCAGAAAGTGGGAGGGGTCTTAAGCTGGATGTGCTTTATCCTATTAAAGGCTATAGTCGTTGCATTGAGACAAATGAAGGATTTG AATTCATATACCCAGCAAAATGGGTTGGAGATCAAACACTGTTGTATAGAGCTGTGGAGAAAACAGAGTTTGAAAGAGCACTTGATCCACCTCCAATAAGTACTGCCATGTCCAACAACCGGCGGCGGAGCATTAGTGAACCAATTGTTGCCTTTGGTCCGCCTGGCACAAGCGGCGAGCTCAATGTTAGTGTCATTGTGTCTACAGTTTCTAAAGACTTCTC GATTGAGGCATTCGGAGGACCAAAGGAGGTGGGAGAAGCAGTGGTTCGGACCATCACAGGATCTAGCAAACGCCCTGATGTTAAAGGGACATTGATAGAATCAGTTTTAAGAGAGGATCCtacaaaaaatgtcaaatattatGAGCTTGAATTCAGAGTTGAGAGCCCCTCATTTCGGCGGCATAATGTCGCAGTTTGTTGTTCTAGTGGTGGTAGACTATTTACTTTGAATGCTCAGGCACCAGAATCAGCTTGGCCAGAGGTGAAATCAGACTTCCAAACAATTGCTCATTCATTTAGTCTCACCTTCTGA
- the LOC142628113 gene encoding E3 ubiquitin-protein ligase JMJ24 isoform X2: MSAMDHPRSSSANAEDNVGIPDDLRCKRSDGKQWRCTAMSMPDKTVCEKHYIQAKKRAANSAMRANLKKAKRKSLGESDIYLESKSDEYDTPPVNTKVEDYPVPASGKMLFEKVSKNQFRYSPETAAIRSLASRNPPKTNENSQRDAGHFEENWRSHKTPPTSGMDSSKSRSQRSFDANEAMTEDSDGSTDSSEEAGGQPCHQCRRNDRDKVTWCLKCDRRGYCDSCISTWYSDIPSEEIQRSCPACRGTCSCKVCLRSDNSIKVRIREIPVLDKLKYLHCLLSSVLPVVKQIHHEQASEVELQKKLNGKELFLARTKVNADEQMCCNFCRIPITDYHRRCASCTYDLCLSCCQDLREASQNDVKGELADNQIRGKSQDKATTTGQVKVSNLKLILPEKFPGWQANSDGSIPCPPPEFGGCGHSSLNLSRIFKMNWVAKLVKNVEEMVSGCRIYDAGSLENTGLDDPRLCQYGHREDSDDNFLYCPATQDIKSDGIGNFRKHWARGEPIIVKQVFDSPSTSSWDPVVIWRGIQETADEKTKDENRVVKAIDCFDCSEVDIELGQFIKGYSDGRILENGQPEMLKLKDWPSPSASEEFLLYQRPDFISKLPLLEYIHSKWGLLNVAAKLPHYSLQNDVGPKIFISYGTYEELGRGNPVTNLHFNMRDMVYLLVHTCNVNLQGQPSVKIEKIQKSFEDSEMKESLEDPQADLDEEGSPDILLGSQSVQNECGAKVDENENESMVDQGIETADVKENNVNGETSNREGEDVPERSDPGVLWDVFRRQDVPKVTDYLRIHWKEFGKPDGVSNDLVKRHLYEETVFLNGRHKRKLKEEFGVEPWSFEQHLGQAVFVPAGCPFQVRNLQSNVQLGLDFLSPESLGEAVRLAEEIRCLPNDHEANLQVLEVGKISLYAASSAIKEVQKLVLDPKLGAELGFEDPNLTAMVSENMEKMIKRRQITCA, encoded by the exons ATGAGTGCAATGGATCATCCACGATCATCCTCTGCAAATGCTGAGGATAATGTTGGAATTCCAGATGATTTGCGTTGCAAGAGGTCGGATGGGAAACAATGGAGATGCACTGCCATGTCGATGCCAGATAAGACAGTATGTGAGAAGCACTACATCCAGGCAAAGAAGAGGGCGGCTAATTCTGCAATGAGAGCTAACTTAAAGAAGGCCAAGAGGAAGTCGTTAGGTGAAAGTGATATTTACTTGGAGAGTAAGAGTGATGAATATGATACACCGCCTGTGAACACAAAAGTTGAAGATTATCCTGTTCCAGCCTCAGGGAAAATGTTGTTTGAGAAGGTATCTAAGAATCAGTTTCGCTATTCACCTGAGACAGCAGCGATTAGGAGTTTGGCCTCACGTAATCCTCCAAAGACAAATGAAAACTCACAAAGAGATGCTGGACATTTTGAAGAAAACTGGAGGTCTCACAAGACACCACCAACTTCGGGCATGGACTCATCTAAGAGTAGATCACAAAGGAGCTTTGATGCTAATGAAGCTATGACG gaGGACTCTGATGGAAGTACAGATTCCTCTGAAGAAGCCGGTGGGCAACCTTGCCACCAATGCCGGAGGAATGATAGAGATAAAGTTACTTGGTGCCTTAAATGTGATAGGAGAGGATATTGTGATAGCTGTATCTCCACATG GTACTCAGATATTCCATCAGAAGAAATTCAGAGAAGTTGCCCTGCATGCCGGGGTACTTGTAGTTGCAAAGTGTGCTTGCGTTCAGATAATTCAATAAAG GTTAGAATACGTGAAATACCTGTTCTAGACAAGTTGAAATATCTTCACTGCTTATTATCTTCGGTGCTTCCGGTAGTTAAGCAAATCCATCATGAGCAGGCTTCTGAAGTAGAACTACAAAAAAAGTTGAATG GGAAAGAACTATTTCTTGCCAGGACAAAAGTGAATGCAGATGAGCAGATGTGCTG CAATTTCTGTAGGATACCCATTACAGATTATCATCGGCGTTGTGCCAGTTGCACGTATGATCTGTGCCTTAGCTGCTGTCAAGATCTTCGGGAAGCATCTCAAAATGATGTTAAAGGAGAATTGGCAGATAATCAGATCCGTGGCAAAAGTCAAGACAAAGCAACTACGACAGGGCAAGTGAAAGTATCCAACCTAAAACTAATTTTACCGGAAAAGTTTCCTGGTTGGCAAGCCAATAGTGATGGGAGTATTCCATGCCCCCCACCAGAGTTTGGTGGCTGTGGTCACTCATCATTAAATTTAAGCCGCATTTTTAAGATGAATTGGGTTGCAAAACTGGTAAAAAATGTGGAGGAAATGGTTAGTGGGTGTAGGATATATGATGCTGGCAGCCTAGAAAATACTGGGTTGGATGATCCCAGACTCTGCCAATATGGTCATAGAGAAGACAGTGATGATAATTTCTTGTACTGCCCTGCAACTCAAGATATTAAATCTGATGGGATTGGAAATTTTAGAAAGCACTGGGCCAGGGGTGAACCTATTATTGTCAAACAGGTGTTTGATAGCCCATCAACTTCAAGCTGGGATCCGGTGGTTATATGGAGAGGGATTCAGGAGACAGCAGATGAGAAAACAAAAGATGAGAACCGAGTGGTGAAGGCCATAGATTGCTTTGACTGTTCCGAG GTTGACATTGAACTTGGTCAGTTCATCAAAGGATATTCTGATGGACGAATTCTTGAAAATGGTCAGCCAGAAATGTTGAAGTTGAAGGATTGGCCTTCCCCCAGTGCATCTGAAGAGTTCTTATTGTACCAGAGACCTGATTTTATCAGTAAACTGCCCTTACTTGAGTATATCCACTCCAAGTGGGGTCTTCTAAATGTTGCTGCAAAATTGCCTCATTATTCCTTGCAGAATGATGTAGgacctaaaatttttatttcttatggGACCTATGAAGAACTTGGTAGAGGCAATCCAGTGACCAATCTTCATTTCAATATGCGTGACATG GTATACCTATTGGTGCATACTTGTAATGTGAATCTACAAGGCCAGCCGAGTGTAAAGATtgaaaagatacaaaaatccTTTGAGGATTCTGAGATGAAAGAATCACTGGAGGATCCACAAGCAGatttggatgaggaagggtcCCCTGATATATTGCTTGGTAGTCAAAGTGTGCAGAATGAATGTGGTGCAAAAGtggatgaaaatgaaaatgagtcAATGGTGGATCAGGGGATTGAAACTGCTGATGTTAAAGAGAATAATGTCAATGGTGAAACATCAAACAGAGAGGGTGAAGATGTCCCTGAAAGGAGTGATCCTGGAGTTCTATGGGATGTTTTTCGCCGGCAGGATGTCCCAAAGGTGACTGATTATTTAAGAATTCACTGGAAAGAATTTGGGAAGCCTGATGGAGTATCAAATGATTTA GTGAAAAGGCATCTTTATGAAGAAACGGTATTCCTTAATGGGCGTCATAAAAGAAAGCTAAAGGAAGAATTTG GAGTTGAGCCATGGTCATTTGAACAGCATTTGGGGCAAGCTGTATTTGTCCCTGCAGGATGCCCTTTCCAAGTGAGAAATCTCCAG TCCAATGTTCAGTTGgggcttgatttcttatctccTGAAAGTCTGGGGGAGGCTGTAAGATTGGCTGAAGAAATCCGCTGTCTCCCTAACGACCATGAAGCAAATCTGCAGGTGTTGGAG GTTGGAAAGATATCACTTTATGCAGCAAGTTCAGCTATTAAAGAAGTCCAGAAATTGGTTCTTGATCCAAA ACTCGGCGCAGAGCTTGGATTTGAAGATCCTAACTTGACTGCAATGGTTTCTGAGAACATGGAGAAGATGATTAAGAGAAGACAGATAACTTGTGCTTGA
- the LOC142627846 gene encoding acyl-CoA-binding domain-containing protein 4-like — MAMARASSGLQYPERFYAAASYAGFDGDTNSTLKSLTSKFSKESAALLYGLYQQATVGACNIPEPNSWKVFEHTKWKSWSGLGNTSPTEAMRLFVKILEEDDPSWYSRASNFVAEPVVDVQMNHNSKVEPVVENGNSFPETKTISTENGSLTETQDKDIVVEGLGSVAVYDQWIAPPISGQRPKARYEHGAAVVQDKMYIYGGNHNGRYLNDIHVLDLRSWTWSKIEAKAGAESLESPSPVTFAPCAGHSLIPWENKLLSIAGHTKDPAESIQVRAFDLQSNTWSPLKTYGKAPVSRGGQSVTLFGTSLVIFGGQDAKRTLLNDLHILDLETLTWDEIDAVGVPPSPRSDHAAAVHAERYLLIFGGGSHATCFNDLHVLDLQAMEWSRPTQQGEIPTPRAGHAGVTVGENWFIVGGGDNKSGVSETVVLNMSTLVWSVVTTVQGRVPVASEGLSLAVSSFNGEDVLVSFGGYNGRYNSEVNVLKPSHKSTLQSKIIETPVPDSVAVHNATNATRDPESEFEAGQEGKIREIVMDNVDSEPVKSNGEQSNIHLVATLKSEKEELESLLSKENMHSLQLKQELSEAENRSTELYKELQSVRGQLAAEQSRCFKLEVDVAELRQKLQTMETLQKELELLRRQKAASEQAALNAKQKQGSGGMWGWLAGTPSSENTDDA, encoded by the exons atggctATGGCTCGAGCGAGCTCTGGGCTGCAATACCCGGAGCGGTTCTATGCGGCGGCTTCATACGCCGGTTTTGACGGCGACACCAACTCCACCTTAAAATCTCTCACCTCTAAGTTCTCTAAAGAGTCCGCTGCTCTCCTTTACGGCTTGTACCAACAG GCGACAGTCGGAGCTTGTAACATACCGGAACCTAATTCTTGGAAAGTTTTTGAGCATACCAAATGGAAGAG CTGGAGCGGGCTTGGAAACACGTCTCCCACAGAAGCTATGCGTCTCTTTGTGAAAATATTGGAG GAAGATGATCCAAGTTGGTATTCAAGAGCTTCTAATTTTGTTGCAGAGCCTGTAGTAGATGTGCAAATGAAT CATAATTCAAAAGTTGAGCCAGTGGTTGAGAATGGGAATTCTTTTCCTGAGACAAAGACTATTTCCACTGAAAATGGGAGCCTGACAGAAACTCAGGATAAAGATATTGTCGTGGAAGGCCTTGGCTCAGTTGCCGTGTATGATCAATGGATTGCACCTCCAATATCTGGTCAGCGCCCAAAAGCCCGATATGAg CATGGTGCAGCAGTTGTGCAAGACAAGATGTACATATATGGCGGAAACCACAATGGTCGTTACCTTAATGATATTCAt GTACTGGATTTGAGAAGTTGGACTTGGTCAAAGATTGAGGCAAAGGCTGGGGCTGAGTCCCTGGAGTCACCGTCTCCAGTAACGTTTGCTCCTTGTGCTGGTCATTCCTTG ATACCATGGGAGAATAAGCTTCTGTCTATTGCTGGACATACAAAGGATCCAGCTGAAAGTATACAAG TGAGGGCATTTGATCTGCAATCTAATACTTGGTCACCACTAAAGACTTATGGCAAAGCTCCG GTATCACGTGGAGGTCAGTCAGTGACTCTTTTTGGGACCAGCTTAGTGATTTTTGGTGGACAAGATGCGAAGAGAACTCTCTTAAATGATCTTCATATTCTTGACCTAGAAACTTTGACCTGGGATGAAATAGATGCTGT GGGGGTGCCTCCTTCTCCGAGGTCTGATCATGCTGCTGCAGTACATGCTGAGCGTTACCTTCTGATCTTTGGTGGTGGTTCACATGCCACTTGCTTCAATGATCTGCATGTCCTTGATTTGCAAGCT ATGGAATGGTCTAGACCCACACAACAGGGTGAGATACCTACTCCACGGGCTGGACATGCAGGTGTGACAGTTGGGGAGAATTGGTTCATTGTTGGTGGTGGCGACAATAAGAGTG GAGTCTCTGAAACTGTTGTCCTCAACATGTCTACACTTGTTTGGTCAGTAGTAACAACTGTTCAAGGACGAGTTCCAGTTGCTAGTGAG GGTTTGAGTTTGGCTGTAAGCTCCTTCAATGGCGAAGACGTACTTGTTTCTTTTGGAGGATATAATGGTCGTTACAACAGTGAG GTTAATGTTCTTAAACCAAGCCACAAATCAACCTTGCAATCGAAGATAATAGAAACTCCTGTCCCAGACAGTGTTGCTGTGCATAATGCTACAAATGCTACAAGAGATCCGGAGTCTGAGTTTGAGGCAGGCCAAGAAGGGAAAATTAGGGAAATTGTTATGGACAATGTTGATTCAGAGCCTGTG AAATCCAATGGTGAGCAAAGCAATATACATCTTGTGGCAACCCTCAAGTCAGAGAAAGAGGAATTAGAATCATTGCTCAGCAAAGAGAATATGCACTCTCTTCAATTAAAGCAAGAGTTATCAGAGGCTGAGAATCGTAGCACTGAACTATACAAG GAGCTCCAATCTGTGCGTGGTCAACTTGCAGCTGAGCAGTCTAGATGTTTCAAACTAGAG GTTGATGTTGCAGAGCTACGGCAGAAGCTCCAAACAATGGAGACATTGCAGAAGGAACTGGAACTCCTTCGGCGACAAAAAGCTGCATCTGAACAAGCTGCCTTGAATGCAAAACAGAAGCAGGGCTCAGGCGGCATGTGGGGTTGGCTTGCTGGAACGCCTTCAAGTGAAAACACCGATGATGCCTGA